In the genome of Succinivibrio dextrinosolvens, the window TATCAGAAACGAACGAGGTTTGAAGCTTGAGCTTATCAACCCTCCAAAGAGTGCCGTTGTTGAAGGTGTGGTGATAAAAAAACTAAGAAATCATCTTTATTCGGTTCTAAGAGATATCGTTCAGTTACAGTCACTCGGAAAGGATGGAGAGAATTTTCTGCGTAAACAGTACGATTCTGAAAGTGCCTATATTACCAACCTTATCTTTATAATGCTGAGAAATGCAGGCGTACTCAAGGCAGGTGTAAAACCAAACATCGCTGTCTGCTGGGGAGGACACTCTATTTCTCAGTCGGAATACGAGTATGCATACAATGTAGGCTTAGAGTTAGGTTTAAGAAAAATCGATATCTGTACAGGATGCGGTCCAGGAGTGATGGAAGCACCAATGAAGGGTTCATTCCAGGGATTCTCAGAGCAGTGTGAGCAGGATAAATGCCGCATGATTGGACTTACCGAACCATCCATCATTGCAGCTGAACCACCTAATGCAATGGTAAGTGAGCTGGTCATTCTTCCTGATATCGAAAAACGTCTTGAGTCCTTCGTAAGACTGGGACATACAATGATCATATTCCCTGGTGGACCTGGTACTGCAGAAGAGCTTCTGTATATTCTTGCCATAAAAATGAGCAATGAGAACAAACATAACTTCCTGCCGCTGATCCTAACAGGAAACAAGGAATCAGAGGAATACTTCAGCGCCTTAACCGAATTCCTGGTTCTATGCTTTGGACCAGAGGTAACCAGATATTACGATCTGATTATTGATGATCCTGTTGCAGTAGCCACCAAGGTTAAACAGAATAATGAATCTGTTCTTGATCACAGAACTATTACTCATGATTCTTACTGTTTCAACTGGACCTTAAAGATCCCTTATGAACTGCAGGTCTCACAGCCTGTTTCTCATGAGTTCATGGCAAGTCTGAACCTCAAACGAGAGCAGGAGCCTTGGAAGCTTGCCTGCAATCTGAGATCAGCCTTCTCAGGTATTGTGGCAGGTAACGTCAAGGAATACGGTATCAAGCTTGTTGCCCAGAAGGGACCATTCAAGCTCCACGGCGACAAGGATATCATCAGATCAATGGATAAGCTTCTACGCAGCTACATCAAACAGGGACGTGTTCTTCTGTCAAAGAAGGAATACAAACCTTGTTACGAACTGTGCAAAGACTAGCCTGAAATACAAAAAAACAGAGAACTCCGTGCCTGCTTTGCAGCATGGATTCTCTGTTTGTCTTTTCTATGTTCAAGGATCAGATTGTCTTACAGCTCGGCAATCAGCTCAACAAAATCTGAAGCATTCTTCTTACCGAAAACCACCTTTGAATCATTGAGAATAATACAAGGTACACTCATGATATTGTATTTATCCTTTAAATCTGGATAGTACTGAATATCGTACATCTGAGCCTTAACTCTGGTATTGAGGGAAGCAATTCTCTGTGATCCCATTACAGCTTCGGGACACATGGTGCAGCTTAAAGAAACCACAACTTTGATATCTACATCCTTATCAATTGCCTTTATTGAGGCTAAGAGAGATTCATCAATAGCCTGTCCTGGACCTGCAGTATTACCTGTGTTTTGCAGCAATAGGGGTAAAAAATAAGGCTCAAACCTTGTCTGATAAGGAATGAGCCATTTTGATTTTGCACGTATAAAATTATTCTGCTGAATTCGGTGTAAACAGTTCCAGATTCTTAACACCAAATACCTTTCTTAAATCTTCATCGGAATTATAGTGATTCAGTTTACCTCCATCTATTACTTCGGTAAGCAAGTCAGTCACATTCATCTTGTATCCATTAACCTTTCCTGTGGTTGATACCTCCATCCTGCGGACAGTCAGTTTCTCATAAACGTTGATATTGTTTCTCACTGTGTAGGACAGTCTGGCATCGTTCAGACCAGAGCAGATCGCATTCTCTGACAGATGGATCCCTTTTTCCTCGAGTTTCTTCTGAATCAGTCTCAGCATAATCAGAGAGATAATGCAGATTAGGACATGAGCATTGATATGAGCTTCTGTTCTAACAAACATTGGTCTGATTGAGAAGTTAGACTTCATGATTCTGAAACATCTTTCAATCTGTACCAGGTGATGATAAACATTGGACATATCAACGTTATCCAGTCCATTTCTTCCGACGATTCCAAGCTCAGGTTTTGTCTCCTCCTTAGGAGACTGAAGCCAGATCAGCTCTTCCTTAGTTGGTACATCATGGTAAATTACAGCTGCGAAGCCGGCACGTTTTCTGTGTTTTTCAATAAGCTTCATTTTGATCTTTTTGGCTATCAGCTTTTTGGTATCAATATCAGCACTTAAAAAGGATGAGAAGCCTTTATTTACGGTCTTGATTTTAGCGCCATCTGCAACAGCCTTTCTGGCTTTACCAAACTTTTCCTCAAGGACTGCGAGATCGTGCTGCTGTCTTTTCTTGCTGAAGGTAAGCAGCATCTTATTTTGAATTACTACGGTCACAGGAGAGTTTTCTGGATGCTCCTCGTTAATGATTTTGTACTTCTGTGGATAGTCAATGATCCTGTACATATAATTCAGAGGATTACCCTGGGCATCAGTTTTTTCAGTGTATTTGCTCAGGTCGGTTATATCTGCTTCCATCTTCTTTGGAAGAGATAGAGCTGATTTAGAGAGGGTATAACCGAAGCCGTTCTTTAGCAGCATATACATGTTTGGTACAGAGTTCAAAACAGAATCTGCAACAATGATGGACTCAGTAATGTTGTAGGTGCTCTTGAGGCGGTCTATTGAGTTAACCATGTTTGTTTTTTCAGACTTATTTCCTGCAAAGACCATAAAGTCCACAGGAAAAGCGTTACTGTCAATGATCAGTGCTACTGAGACCATTGGTAAATCATAACGAAGCTCTTTGCTAAGACCTCTCATTCTAATGGCCTCACCATATTCCTCTCTACACTTCTCATAGATTTCGATAAGGGAAGGCTCTTTTTCCAGAAGAGCATTCACCTCATCAGGAGCAACCTCATAACCTTCATCTCTTAAAAGTTCACAGAAGTCCTGTTTAGCATAACGGGTAAAGGTCTGCTCATCATCCAGAGGAGTCTCAAAATAGCAGTTGGTGGTATCGTAGAAAAGCAGAGAATTCTGACGGGGATAGAGTCCTTCTACCTTTCTGTTGATGTGAGCCAGAATTGATCCCTTATTGGCATACAGATAATCAAGACATCTGTACAGAGAGGATAGCTCCAGTTCAGTAATGCCTGTACCAATATATGAGGATAAAGAACTGTAGGCATGAAAGTGAGACTGAGGCTCAACCATTTTCTGCACTGCCAGATAACAGGTAAGCTTAGAGGCATCAAACTGAATATCGGTATCATTTCTGGTTTTCAGATATCTGAAAAACTCGGTCATACCAAGAGAATCTCTCCAGAGAGGATTAAGGATTAGGCTTGAATAATTCAGCAGCAGGCTTTCCTCACTGTCTCCGACTCCGGCAGAAAGAGAATTAACCAGACGCTCAAAGTTATCATTGCGAGCCAGGGCTTCCTTAGCTTTAACATTGGAGTACTTCTCCTCAAGCTCTCTTAAAACCTCTGGAGACTGCTCTTTAAGCTTTTCATAATTACCATAATTCTTAATAACCTTCTTACGATTGGTCTTGGTATTAGGATCACGATAGCATTCCACCAATCTGATATAGGTATTCTTACCGCTTTTGAATTTTTCCAAATACATACAAACACCTCATGAGCCTAATTCTTAACAGATATTATAACATATATGCAAGGTGTAATATACGTGCATTATTAACACAGATAATCAGGTCACAAAAATAGGCTAGCTCCTTGTCAAATAAGGAAGTTAGCCTTCGCTAATTAGTCAAATTTTGGTGTTTTGCTGCAAAATACAGGTAAAGATAAAACAGCGAAGAAAGCAAGTAAAAAGCTTAAGTACTAATGAAGAATATCAGAGCAGTCTCTGCCTACCAAAGAACAGGCTGTAGAGAACAGATCATTGAAATTATTAGTGAAATTACTCATGAAGGCACCTAGGGAGAAAGTAAGTACCGAAATGCCCACAATCATGGATATAGCAAAACCCAAAGAGAAGATATTAAGCTGAGGAGCTGCTTTGGTCATAACACCAAGTGTGAAATTAACAACCAGCATGGTACAGATTGCACTCATGGACATTGCAAGACCAGCTTTAAACATTGAACCTGAGAAAAACATCAGATCATTTAAACTCTGAGTAGGAATAAAAGAGCCCATAGGCAGAGTAGTAAAGCTATCCATGAGTAGATTAAAAAACAGCAGATGCCCGTTTATAGAAAAGAAAACCAGAGTACATAGAACAGTAAAGAACTGGCCTACAACAGGAGTATTTGTTCCTGATACAGGATCAACCAGAGATGCAAAGCCAAGACCTGTCTGCATAGCAACAGCCTGACCGGCAATAATGAAGGCCTGAGAAACAAACAGCGTTACCATGCCTAAAGCAAGACCGATTAAAACTTCCTTAATAGTAATGAGAATTCCGTAAACACTAAAAGGTTCAGTATTTGGAGCCAGATCAGGAATATTAGGAAGCATGCACAGGGTAATAGCAAAGGCAGATAGAGTCTTAGTCATCGTAGGAATACTACGTGAGGAGATCGCAAACATGCTACCAAAAAAAGCAGCAATTCTGCACAAGGGCCAGACAATCTGAGCTATGGCAGTAAGAGATATTGGCTCTAAAAAATTCATTACCCGATAGACTGAGGAATCAGATCAATAATAAGTCTGAAAAATGACATAAGCTTTTCAAGGCCCCAGTGAGCACCGAAAATCAAAGCACCCACTGTTACCACAAGACGAGGCAGGAAAGATAAGGTCTGCTCGTTAATTGATGTTGCAGCCTGAAAAACAGACACAATCAAACCAACACACAGAGAAGGGATAATACTGGCACTAACCAGAATAGCCACCAACCCTAAAGCTTCTCTGACAATATCAACAAAAACCTCGGCTTCCATATTATGTACCTCCGACGCCTATACCAAAGCTTGTCATCAGTGTTCCCATGATAAGAGACCAGCCGTCAACAAGCACAAAAAGCATCAGTTTAAATGGAAGAGACACAATCATAGGCGAGAGCATCATCATACCCATAGCCATAAGTATGGATGCGACCACCAGATCGATAATCAGAAACGGCAGGAACAGCATAAATCCAATCTGAAATGCTGTTTTAAGCTCACTGATGATGAAAGCAGGGATAACAACTCTCATTGGTACATCATCGAGCTTGTCAATTTTTACATTTGCATACTCTGAAAATGCATTAAGATCAGACATACGGGTCTGATTCAGCATAAACTTGTGGAGAGGTTTCTGAGCAAGAGAAAAAGCTTCCCTGGCCTCAATTTTCTCTTCCATATAAGGCTCAATAGCTGTGGTATACATATCATCAAAAACAGGTGTCATTACGAATATTGTCATGAACAGAGCTATACCGATAACAACCTGATTGGAAGGAGCCGCCTGAAGACCGATAGCCTGACGCAGAATTCCAATTACAATTACAATTCTGGTAAAGGATGTCATCATAACCAGAATGGATGGAATGAATGACA includes:
- the fliR gene encoding flagellar biosynthetic protein FliR, with amino-acid sequence MNFLEPISLTAIAQIVWPLCRIAAFFGSMFAISSRSIPTMTKTLSAFAITLCMLPNIPDLAPNTEPFSVYGILITIKEVLIGLALGMVTLFVSQAFIIAGQAVAMQTGLGFASLVDPVSGTNTPVVGQFFTVLCTLVFFSINGHLLFFNLLMDSFTTLPMGSFIPTQSLNDLMFFSGSMFKAGLAMSMSAICTMLVVNFTLGVMTKAAPQLNIFSLGFAISMIVGISVLTFSLGAFMSNFTNNFNDLFSTACSLVGRDCSDILH
- the fliP gene encoding flagellar type III secretion system pore protein FliP (The bacterial flagellar biogenesis protein FliP forms a type III secretion system (T3SS)-type pore required for flagellar assembly.), which encodes MSLCIALVSAGILYFVPTASAAGNLDINAFTVKVNPDGTSDYALNLQVVILMGLLSFIPSILVMMTSFTRIVIVIGILRQAIGLQAAPSNQVVIGIALFMTIFVMTPVFDDMYTTAIEPYMEEKIEAREAFSLAQKPLHKFMLNQTRMSDLNAFSEYANVKIDKLDDVPMRVVIPAFIISELKTAFQIGFMLFLPFLIIDLVVASILMAMGMMMLSPMIVSLPFKLMLFVLVDGWSLIMGTLMTSFGIGVGGT
- the fliQ gene encoding flagellar biosynthesis protein FliQ, coding for MEAEVFVDIVREALGLVAILVSASIIPSLCVGLIVSVFQAATSINEQTLSFLPRLVVTVGALIFGAHWGLEKLMSFFRLIIDLIPQSIG
- a CDS encoding IS1634 family transposase — encoded protein: MYLEKFKSGKNTYIRLVECYRDPNTKTNRKKVIKNYGNYEKLKEQSPEVLRELEEKYSNVKAKEALARNDNFERLVNSLSAGVGDSEESLLLNYSSLILNPLWRDSLGMTEFFRYLKTRNDTDIQFDASKLTCYLAVQKMVEPQSHFHAYSSLSSYIGTGITELELSSLYRCLDYLYANKGSILAHINRKVEGLYPRQNSLLFYDTTNCYFETPLDDEQTFTRYAKQDFCELLRDEGYEVAPDEVNALLEKEPSLIEIYEKCREEYGEAIRMRGLSKELRYDLPMVSVALIIDSNAFPVDFMVFAGNKSEKTNMVNSIDRLKSTYNITESIIVADSVLNSVPNMYMLLKNGFGYTLSKSALSLPKKMEADITDLSKYTEKTDAQGNPLNYMYRIIDYPQKYKIINEEHPENSPVTVVIQNKMLLTFSKKRQQHDLAVLEEKFGKARKAVADGAKIKTVNKGFSSFLSADIDTKKLIAKKIKMKLIEKHRKRAGFAAVIYHDVPTKEELIWLQSPKEETKPELGIVGRNGLDNVDMSNVYHHLVQIERCFRIMKSNFSIRPMFVRTEAHINAHVLICIISLIMLRLIQKKLEEKGIHLSENAICSGLNDARLSYTVRNNINVYEKLTVRRMEVSTTGKVNGYKMNVTDLLTEVIDGGKLNHYNSDEDLRKVFGVKNLELFTPNSAE
- the ppnN gene encoding nucleotide 5'-monophosphate nucleosidase PpnN yields the protein MSIVDVWPSGSMALLTQSEADALSLSSKGELYELYRNCSLAVLNSGNITDNSKELLDNFSDFEISIIRNERGLKLELINPPKSAVVEGVVIKKLRNHLYSVLRDIVQLQSLGKDGENFLRKQYDSESAYITNLIFIMLRNAGVLKAGVKPNIAVCWGGHSISQSEYEYAYNVGLELGLRKIDICTGCGPGVMEAPMKGSFQGFSEQCEQDKCRMIGLTEPSIIAAEPPNAMVSELVILPDIEKRLESFVRLGHTMIIFPGGPGTAEELLYILAIKMSNENKHNFLPLILTGNKESEEYFSALTEFLVLCFGPEVTRYYDLIIDDPVAVATKVKQNNESVLDHRTITHDSYCFNWTLKIPYELQVSQPVSHEFMASLNLKREQEPWKLACNLRSAFSGIVAGNVKEYGIKLVAQKGPFKLHGDKDIIRSMDKLLRSYIKQGRVLLSKKEYKPCYELCKD
- a CDS encoding thioredoxin family protein produces the protein MLRIWNCLHRIQQNNFIRAKSKWLIPYQTRFEPYFLPLLLQNTGNTAGPGQAIDESLLASIKAIDKDVDIKVVVSLSCTMCPEAVMGSQRIASLNTRVKAQMYDIQYYPDLKDKYNIMSVPCIILNDSKVVFGKKNASDFVELIAEL